From the Paenibacillus tianjinensis genome, the window GACTTTGGGTTTAGCGGAATCACGCGGCATGGCTTCAGGCTCCTTGTCCTTCAAAATTACGAAACGGCCATGGGTATCTTGGCAAAGATTTGGCTGGTTAGTTTTCATTATGGGGAAGGCAGGGCTCAGATATTCAAGGCTGCGATACTTTATGCAAAAAGGAAGCCTATCAGCGGACCTGGCAAAACGGTAACCAAATTGTTTTCTTTTTGTGATCTTCTCCGGGTAGATAGAGGAGCGGGCGGAGAGTATAACAGAGTAGTGTCAGTTTTAAAGGGTATATATACCACAGGAGGTGTCATCATGAATTGGACCCAAAATATACGCTTAAGAGTGCTAACTCTTCTCTCATGCGGGCTTCTTGTTGCCTCGGTCTGGGGAACACCAGTGCCGGCTCAGGCAGCAGCAGCACCGGCCTGCGGCAGCGGGGACCATGGTTTGCTGCAGCAGCTGCAGGCCAAGCATTCGGCTGCAGAGGAAACGCCGCTCAGTTTTACGGATATCCAATTTCTCAGCGGAGATACAGGACGGGCTGCAGGCAGCGGCTTTATGATCGGTACCTCAGATGGCGGCTGCCATTTCCAAAAAATTTATGAAGGCCAATGGAATTTCCGGCAAATCACTTTCCCGGATAATGTGCATGGCTGGGCTCTGGCTTCCGTTAAGGAGGGTACCGATGCCTATCTCATCGCTACAACTGACGGAGGTTCAACCTGGAAGAGAATCTCGGAAACGGCAGTGGGGTTTGAAAGAATTGCATTTACGGACAACAAGCACGGCTTTGGTTACGTGCGTGCCTTTACGTATTACACAGAAGACGGAGGACTCAGCTGGAGCCAGATTAAGACCCCGGCGAATACACGCGGGGCAGAGTTCAGCAGCCGGAGTAACGGCTGGGCTGTGGTGGTAGCGCCCGGAGAAGGTTATCGGATCATGAAAACCACGGATGGCGGGGCATCATGGAAGCTTTCCCTGAAATCAGCCTATGCCTACCCGGAGTACGGAAGAGTATATGCCAAAGGTGATCAGGTGTACGCGCTTCTGTATGGCGGAACAGGGATGTCCCAGACCTCTTATTCCCTGTACGCAAGCAGCAATCAAGGGGGAAAGTGGAACCGTGTGATTGCTGAAGATACGGCAGGCGGCGGACCGGCACCGGGCAGCGGCACAGCACTGCTTAAGAAAGGTCCTGCTTCAGGCAAGCCTGGCAATATGCAGCTGGTCGGCAACAGCACAGCCTTTCTGGTCGGTTACTCTCCCGCAGGCGAAAAGGTTGCCGTCGGCCGTACCTTTACGGGGGGCAAACAGTGGACGAATCTTCCGCCTATTGCCGGTTTTGACGGGATGATTTCCTTCCCGGGCAGCAAGGACGGCTGGATGGCTGTCCGGGGCCAGAACAGCTCCTCCCTGTATGCTACTAAAGACGGCGGCGCGACCTGGAAGGTTAAGTTTACTTTCAAGGGAACAGAACAGTAGGATCTTAACTAAACTTAATCGGCACGGACTAAGAAAGGCGGCTCCTTTAGGGCAATGTCATTAAGTTAAAGCATAGAGCCAAAAATTATGAAAAAGAGCAGGTTATCGAAAAGATAGCCCGCTCTTTTTTTGCACAAAAAGAAGAATAAGACTTGACAAAAAAATAAAAATGTGTGGCGAAGCCCCTTGAAACAACAAGGAGGTTACGCCAATGAATGAGTACGCAAATGCGCTAAAAGAAACGCTGACATCCCTCATCCGAGAAATGTCAGCCGAACCCGCACCTTTTGTCAAAAACCCAGAAAAAGATTTTACCCGAAAGAAAAAGCTGCCCTTTGAAACGGTTATGCACCTCCTGATTTCTATGGGAGGAAACAGCCTATATAAGGAACTCTTGGAATCGCAGGGCTACGACGTATCCACCGCAACCACTTCTGCTTTTGTCCAGCAGAGGAATAAAATCCTGCCCTCTGCTGTAGAATTCTTGTTTCACAAATTTACAGAGTCCTATACGGATATCAAGCGCTACCGAGGGTATCAATTACTGGCCATTGACGGTTCGGATTTGCATATCGCAACGGACCGGTCGGATACGGACACCTATTTCCAAAGTCAACCGAATATGAAAGGCTACAACCTTCTGCATTTGAACGCAGCCTATGACTTATGCAACAGACTTTACGTAGATGCCATCGTTCAGCCACGAAGATTGTGTAACGAGGGAAAGGCGCTGGCTGCTATGGTTGACCGTTCCCCGATTCAAGGAAAAACGATTGTTATCGCCGATCGAGGGTATGAAAGTTACAACAATTTTGCGCATATGGAACGCAAAGGGTGGAACTATGTTGTCCGGGTTAAGGATTTGAGTTCGAATGGTATTCTATCCGGATTGTGCCTGCCCTCTGGTGGAGCGTTTGATATTGACATTCATCTGACACTTACCAAAAAACAAACCAAAGAAGTCAAGGCTCTTCCCGAAATATACAAGTTCGTCCCTTCCACATCTACCTTTGATTTTTTGGATTTGCGGGAGAACTTGTTTTACCCGATTTCCTTTCGGGTAGTTCGTTTCATCCTGCCGAGCGGCGTTTATGAAACGGTCATTACGAATCTTTCTGCCGCTGATTTTCCACCCGGTGAGATCAAATCGATTTATAACATGCGATGGGGTATTGAAACCTCTTTTAGGGCCTTAAAATATACCGTCGGACTGACGAGTTTTCACGCAAAGAAACAAGAGTCCATCGCCCAAGAGATATTCGCAAGAATGATCCTGTACAATTTCGTTGAAATGACTACCTCGCACGTAGTCATTTCCCAAACGGATAAACGCCACCCTTACCAAGTCAACTTCACGGTTGCCGTTCATGTTTGTAGACATTTCTTGCGCTCACGGGACGATGAACCCCCGCCCGATGTCGAAGCACTGATTCGAAAAAACATTTTGCCGATTCGATCCCTTCGCCCAGGACAGCAGAATACGCGCAAAATCCGCTGGAAATCAGTCGTTAGCTTCGTCTACAGAGTAGCATAATTCATTTCATATGAACATTTTTTAAGCGGATATTTTATGCGCTTTGTTTGTTGTACGCTTTTTTCCTTGTTTGCACAAAAAACAAACGACACAGGGCTTTTCCCCATGCCGTTTTGGATTCCATTTTATTGCGAGTCTTATCTTTGAGCTTATCTTAATGACATTGTCCTTTAGGGGCCGCTTTTTCCTGTAAAATGACAGAACCCTAACTTTGTCGCTATAATCCCGGCTGAGTGTGCTTTTGGCCGTCAGTATGGTAAAATTTTAGTTACTTTATCAGGACTGTCGTGTGTAAACGCAGAACCTGCAGACGAACCTTAGGAGGACTGGAGAATGGCTTTCCGCGTATCCGCCGTTCAATATCATTTGCATACAATCTCCTCGTTTGAGGAATTTGCCGCCCAGTGCGAGCACTATATCAAGACAGCCGAAGAATACGGCACGGACTTCATACTGTTTCCGGAGTTTCTTACGACCCAACTGATGTCTATCGGAGACGGACAGGGCAATGCCCTAAGGATTGAGGACTTGCCTCTGTTTACTGAACAATACCGAGACATGTTCTCGGGGTATGCCCGGAAGTACAACGTCCATATTATTGGGGGGACCCATGTGCTGCGGCGGAATGATAAGCTCTATAATGTAGCACATCTCTTTTATCCTGACGGAAGAATCGCCGAGCAGGCCAAGCTTCATATTACACCGGTTGAGGTAGAGGGCTGGAATATGGGTGCCGGAGAAGGGCTTGAGGTATTCCAGACGGAGAAGGGCACTATTGCCATGCTGACCTGCTACGATATTGAGTTCCCGGAGATTGTCCGCATGGCCAGAGCCAAGGGCGCTGATGTAATTTTTTGCCCGTCCTGCACCGATGACCGACACGGATTTCACCGGGTCCGCTATACCAGTCATGCCCGTGCCATTGAGAACCAGATCTACGTTGTGCTGACGGGAACCGTCGGATCACTTCCTACCGTGGATCTGATGCGCGCCAACTTCGGCCAGGCTGCAGTAATTACACCGAATGATATTCCCTTCCCGCCAAAAGGGCTGCTGGCCGAAGGCGAAATTAATGATGATATGATCATTACAGCCGATCTGGATCTGGAGCTGCTCTACCGTGTGCGGGAACGCGGGTCCGTGACCACCTGGCGCGACCGGAGAACAGACCTTTATACGGACTGGACGTAAAGGGAGGCAGGGGAAGAGATGTATTATAAGACCTTTTATGCCTTTGACGGCAAAACGCCGGTCCCGGCGGTCGTACGCAATTACACGGCAGCGGATTTTGATGAGCTGATCACGATTCAGTCTGAAGCCTTTCCGCCCCCCTATCCTGCCGAGTTATGGTGGGACCGGGAGCAGCTCCAGAATCATGTGGAGCTTTTTCAGGAGGGTGCGTTATGTGTTGAAGTGAACGGGGAGCTGGCCGGCTCGGTCACGGGTCTAAAGATTCATTTTGATCCCGATACACCGCAGGTTCATCATACCTGGTCCGAGGTTACAGCGGATGGATACATCACTACGCACCAGCCGGACGGAAACACGCTGTATATTGCCGATCTGTGTGTGCGTCCCAAATACCGCAAGCTTGGGCTCGGTAAAGAGCTGGTGCAGTCGCTGTATCATGTGGTGGTAGAACAGGGACTGGAACGGCTGCTTGGCGCAGGACGGATGCCGGGCTACCATACAGAAGCGTCCCGGATCTCTGCGGAGGCGTATCTTGCAGAGGTTACTGCCGGTAGTCTGACTGATCCGGTAATCACCTTTTTGCTGCGCTGCGGGCGGACACCGGTTGGTGTAGTGGAGGGATATCTGGAAGACGAGGAATCCTGCAATTATGCTGCACTGATGGAGTGGCGCAATCCTTTTCAATAGAAGACAGTACTGGAGGAGACATTGAAGATGGAGTATATAAGAATAACCGACATTTCCGATCCATTGTTCAGACAAGTACATAATCTGCTGAGTGAAGTATTCCCGCCGGAGGAAGTGCTGGAATTCAGCCTGTGGCAGGAGCCGCTGGCAGATCCGGGAATCCGCGTATTTGCAGCCGTTCATCAGGGTGAGGTTGTCGGCACCACGGAATACCGCTATTACCCGGACTGGAATGTGGCGATGACCGACTTCACCATCATTGGCCGCGAAGGCTTGGGAATCGGGCGTTTTTTGGCCCGGAACCGTCTAAATGACCTCAAGAGCCTTGCTGCGGATAACGGGGGTAAAGAGCTGTTCGGCATGTTTGCAGAAATATACGACCCCTACCGGGTAGCGGATTTCACCTTTGGCGGCGTCAAACCCATGGACCCGTTTGTCCGGCGTGAAGTACTGTCCCATCTCGGCTATGAACGGCTTGATTTTCCTTATGTGCACCCATCCTGGCAAGGCGACGGTGAAGCGGTGACAGGGCTGGATCTGTGCTTTATGCCGGGACAGGAGGGGCTGGAGACGGTGGAGGCCTCATTGGTTGCTGACTTCCTGACCCGCTATTATTCGGTGCTGGGAGATAAGCCGGAAGCCTGGCACTCCATGGTTGATCAGCTGCGCCAGAGAGATACATTACGGCTGTTGCCGCTATAATTATTTGCAATATACAATGAACTTAAAAAATACAATAGGCGAATTCTCCATTGAATTGCTCTCCGGAACTGGATATAGTGTACAATGGGTAAGCGAATATGCCTTTGATTCATGAATAGAAAGAGTAAGCGAGGAACATGTGATGTCTGAAATACAGTCCGACAAATACGGTGCTTCCGTTACGCTGGAGAGCCTGCAGGACGGACAGAGGAATGTGATGAAAGCAGCCGGGGAAGTTATGGCCAGAGGGCCTCAGCTGTATATCCGCTATGAGGAAGCAGAGCAGGGCCCTCGGGGAGAAACGGTTTCCGTCCGCACCACTATAAAGATTTCAGGCAGTGAGCTGAAGCTGATCCGGCACGGGAGCATTGAGTCCGAGCAGTCTTTTGTCCTTGGGCGCCGCCTGCCGGGATTCTACCGCTCGCCGTACACACAGTTTAATCTCTCCACCGATACGAGGAAGCTGGATATTACGCGCGAGGGACGTTCGCTGAATGTCTCGTGGGAATATGACTTGTACGTTTACGGGGAGCTATCGGGACAGTTCGCTATCAGTTTGTATATACAGGAGGAACCACAATCATGACACAAAGTCAAAATCCGCTTCAGCTAGCCAATGAACGGGTGAAAGAGGCCATTGCAGGTGCTATTCTATCCGCCGGCCTGGTAACAAAGGAAGAGCTTCCGGCCATTGTGCTGGAAGTGCCCAAAGACAAAGCCCATGGCGATCTGGCTACCAATGCTGCCATGCAGCTGACCAAAATTGCCAAGCGCAATCCGCGTCAAATCGCCGAGGCGATTATTGAGCATCTGGACCCGGCCGCAGCAATGATTGAAAAAGCGGAAATTGCCGGACCCGGCTTTATCAACTTTACCCTCTCCAAGAGCTATCTTTATCCGGTGATCGCGCTGGTTGCCGAGCAGGGCGACAATTATGGCCGCATCGAAGCCGGTAAGGGGCAGAAGGTTGAAGTGGAATTTGTCAGCGCCAATCCTACCGGCAGCCTGCACCTTGGACATGCCCGCGGCGCAGCAGTTGGTGATGCCTTGTGTAATGTGCTGGATTTTGCCGGCTATCAGGTGACCCGGGAGTATTACATTAATGATGCCGGTAATCAGGTGAACAATCTGTGCAAATCGATTGAGACCCGTTATCTGCAGGAGCTGGGCCAGCCGGCGGAAATGCCGGAGGACGGCTACCATGGCGAGGACATTAAGGGATTTGCCAAGGAGCTTGTGGCCGAGAAAGGCGATGCACTGCTGGAGATGACGCCGGGAGACCGCGCCGCCTTCTTCCGCACTTACGGTCTTACGAAGGAACTGGACAAAATCAAACGCGATCTTGGCCGCTTCCGCGTTAACTTCGACATCTGGTTTAGCGAGACCTCGCTGTATGAGAACGGCCAGGTGCTGCGCTCACTGGATGAGCTGCGCGACCGCGGAGAAGTGTACGAGCTGGACGGGGCAACCTGGCTGCAGACGACCAAATACGGCGACGACAAGGACCGCGTACTGATCAAGAATGATGGAACCTATACCTACCTTACACCGGATATTGCCTATCACAGTGATAAGTACAGCCGGGGCTACGATAAAATGATCAATATCTGGGGTGCCGACCACCATGGCTACATCCCGCGGATGAAAGCGGCCATGTCTGCACTAGGCAATGACTCCGAGAAGCTGGTCGTGCTGATTGCCCAGATGGTCAGCCTGTTCCAGAACGGCGAGAAGGTCAAAATGTCCAAGCGTACCGGCAAAGCCGTGACGATGGAAGACCTGATGGAAGAAGTCGGCCTGGATGCCATCCGCTACTTCTTCACAATGCGCAGCATGGATTCCCATCTTGACTTTGATATGGATCTGGCGATTTCCACATCCAATGAGAATCCGGTGTTCTACGTTCAATATGCGCATGCCCGGATCTGCAGCATCTTCCGCCAGGCCGAGGAACAAGGGATTACGCTTCCGGATGTAGCCGAGATTGACTTTACCAAGCTGACAGCCGTTCATGAATATGACCTGCTGCGCAAAATCGGCGAATTGCCTGCCGAGATCACCGTTGCTGCAGAGAGCTATGCACCGCATCGCCTGATCCGCTATGTATACGATCTGGCTGCGCTGTTCCACAGCTATTACAAGGCAGAGCGTGTCATCACCGAGGATGCCGCTCAGACCGTAGCCCGTCTCGCCCTGCTGGGTGCAGCGCGCACGACGATTGCTAACGTGCTGCGTCTTGTCGGCGTTACAGCGCCTGACCGGATGTAACCACACACCCAAAGCTCCGCCTCCCATGCCAGGGGGGCGGAGCTTTTTGGTGGTACGCCCAGCATGGGCGTCATCTCTAGGGTGAAAGTCCCGAGCGGGGGCTGGCAAGCGCCTACCGTTAGCCAAGGGCAAGGGTGTCCACCGTGAGGCGGAATCTGAAGGAAGCCGGAGGCAAAAGCACGACCTGAGGTACACGAATCCAATTTGAGGCGGTTGCAGCCGGATGAGTCACCCATACATGACAAAATCCAAAGCTGCCAAGGGCTGCAGCCGTAAACTTGGGCAGGTGCGGGCGGAAAGATGACGTTCTTATCTGGGGAGGCCTGCCGGAGGGGCAAGGAAAAAAAAAAAAAACTTGTAACCGTAGCCGAGAGGCTGCGCTGAACCGGCAGGAGTCAGCAGAGGCCATAGTACGTAAACTGCTGCAGCGTTTACGGAAGGGCTGAACCGAAAGGAGAGAGGAAACCGATGCGTTCGCATGAAGTGCAAAGACAGCAGAATATCTCGCAAGAGAGCTTACGGCAAAGAGAAGCGGTGAAGCCGCCAGGGTATGCCGGAGCGCCGAGTTCTTCGTCGGCACAAATCGCCCCTTCCTCTCGCGAAGCAGAGAGCAACTTGCTGGAGCGAATGCTCGAAGGAGACAACCTTCGGCTCGCGTATAAACGAGTGGTACAAAACGGAGGAGCGCCCGGTGTGGACAATGTAACGGTAGCGAATCTACAAGCTTATTTGAAAACACATTGGGAATCGGTGAAAGCCGAACTTCTAGCGGGGGCTTACAGACCTGCGTCAGTCAAACGGGTGGAAATCCCCAAACCCGGAGGCGGTGTAAGGCTACTAGGCATCCCAACCGTTATGGACCGTTTTCTCCAGCAGGCGCTTCTACAAGTCATGAACCCGATCTTTGACGCAGAGTTCTCCTGGTATAGCTATGGCTTTCGACCGGGGAAAAGTGCACATGACGCCGTGAAACAAGCGCAAAGATATATCCAAAGTGGCCTCCGGTGGGTCATAGACCTCGATCTGGAGAAATTCTTTGACCGGATAAACCACGACATGCTGATGGCAAGAGTGGCGCGGAAAGTGATAGACAAAAGAGTACTGATCCTGATTCGTGCGTATCTGAACGCCGGAGTTATGGTGAACGGAAAGCTGGAACGTAGCCGGGAAGGAACGCCCCAAGGCGGTCCGCTCAGTCCGCTTTTGGCAAACATTCTACTGGACGATCTGGATAAGGAATTGGCCGGACGCGGGCTGCGTTTTGTACGCTATGCGGACGACTGTAATATCTTTGTGGCGAGTAAACGAGCGGGCGAACGGGTCATGGAATCGGTTAGCCGATTTGTAGAAGGAAAGCTGAAACTGAAAGTGAACCGGGATAAAAGTGCGGTAGCAAGACCGTGGCACCGAAAGTTCTTAGGTTTCAGTTTCCTGAGTCAGAAGCAGGCAACGATTCGATTAGCTCCGAAAACAATCTCGCGATTCAAGGAAAGAATCCGTGAACTAACGAATCGAACGTGGTCCATTTCCATGGAAGAGCGAATTCGCCAAGTGAACCGGTATGTGATGGGGTGGCTTGGCTATTTCCATCTGGCGTCGGCGAAGAAACACCTCCAAACGCTGGACCAATGGATTCGGAGGAGGCTGCGAATGTGCCTGTGGAAACAATGGAAACGAGTGCGCACACGAATCCGCGAACTCCGGGCGCTTGGGGTGCCCGAGTGGGCCTGTTTCACAATGGCAAACTCACGGCGAGGCGCATGGGAAATGTCCCGGAACACAAATAATGCCCTTCCCACTTCCTACTGGGAAGGGAAAGGGCTGAAAAGTTTGCTTTCACGTTACTTGGAGCTTTGTTAACCTTTTGGAACCGCCGTATGCGGACCCGCATGTACGGTGGTGTGAGAGGACGGGGGTTAGCCGCCCCCTCCTACTCGATTTGCTGCCGCTGCACGGGCAGCACTTGTGCGGCGCAGCGGGCGCTGCCGCCCGCCGCCATGCCGGCCCGGCCCGCCTGCGGCCGGGCCGAAGCCTTTGCCGCCGGGGCGGTGCGCAGCACGCCCTGCGGCAAATGGCGGGCCTACGCCTTCGCGGCAGCGGCGGCGGCCCGCTTGGCCCGCGCGCCTGCACGCAGCAGGCGCAGGGCATCGGCTGCGCCGCCGCCGAGGGCCGCGCGGCGCTGGCCCTTGCGCAGCCGCACCGGCATGGCCGTGCGGCGCAAGAGCAGCTTCAGCTCGCGCGGGGTCAGCGCCGGGCGCAGCGCGAGCAGCAGTGCCGCGGCACCGGTGACATGCGAGGTCGCCATAGAGGTGCCGCTCATTTCTTTGTAGCCCTCCCGCAGCCAGCAGGAGGGCACGCTTTCGCCGGGGCCGTATACATCGATATACGTCCCGCGGTTACTGAAGGCCGCTACGCGGTGCCTCCGGTCCAGAGCCCCGACGGCAATCGTCTCGGGATAGCGGGCGGGATAATCTCCGCCGCGTTTGCCGTCGTTGCCGGAGGAGGCGATGATGGCGATCCCGGCCC encodes:
- a CDS encoding beta propeller repeat protein, which gives rise to MNWTQNIRLRVLTLLSCGLLVASVWGTPVPAQAAAAPACGSGDHGLLQQLQAKHSAAEETPLSFTDIQFLSGDTGRAAGSGFMIGTSDGGCHFQKIYEGQWNFRQITFPDNVHGWALASVKEGTDAYLIATTDGGSTWKRISETAVGFERIAFTDNKHGFGYVRAFTYYTEDGGLSWSQIKTPANTRGAEFSSRSNGWAVVVAPGEGYRIMKTTDGGASWKLSLKSAYAYPEYGRVYAKGDQVYALLYGGTGMSQTSYSLYASSNQGGKWNRVIAEDTAGGGPAPGSGTALLKKGPASGKPGNMQLVGNSTAFLVGYSPAGEKVAVGRTFTGGKQWTNLPPIAGFDGMISFPGSKDGWMAVRGQNSSSLYATKDGGATWKVKFTFKGTEQ
- a CDS encoding IS4 family transposase, with protein sequence MNEYANALKETLTSLIREMSAEPAPFVKNPEKDFTRKKKLPFETVMHLLISMGGNSLYKELLESQGYDVSTATTSAFVQQRNKILPSAVEFLFHKFTESYTDIKRYRGYQLLAIDGSDLHIATDRSDTDTYFQSQPNMKGYNLLHLNAAYDLCNRLYVDAIVQPRRLCNEGKALAAMVDRSPIQGKTIVIADRGYESYNNFAHMERKGWNYVVRVKDLSSNGILSGLCLPSGGAFDIDIHLTLTKKQTKEVKALPEIYKFVPSTSTFDFLDLRENLFYPISFRVVRFILPSGVYETVITNLSAADFPPGEIKSIYNMRWGIETSFRALKYTVGLTSFHAKKQESIAQEIFARMILYNFVEMTTSHVVISQTDKRHPYQVNFTVAVHVCRHFLRSRDDEPPPDVEALIRKNILPIRSLRPGQQNTRKIRWKSVVSFVYRVA
- a CDS encoding carbon-nitrogen hydrolase family protein, whose protein sequence is MAFRVSAVQYHLHTISSFEEFAAQCEHYIKTAEEYGTDFILFPEFLTTQLMSIGDGQGNALRIEDLPLFTEQYRDMFSGYARKYNVHIIGGTHVLRRNDKLYNVAHLFYPDGRIAEQAKLHITPVEVEGWNMGAGEGLEVFQTEKGTIAMLTCYDIEFPEIVRMARAKGADVIFCPSCTDDRHGFHRVRYTSHARAIENQIYVVLTGTVGSLPTVDLMRANFGQAAVITPNDIPFPPKGLLAEGEINDDMIITADLDLELLYRVRERGSVTTWRDRRTDLYTDWT
- a CDS encoding GNAT family N-acetyltransferase, giving the protein MYYKTFYAFDGKTPVPAVVRNYTAADFDELITIQSEAFPPPYPAELWWDREQLQNHVELFQEGALCVEVNGELAGSVTGLKIHFDPDTPQVHHTWSEVTADGYITTHQPDGNTLYIADLCVRPKYRKLGLGKELVQSLYHVVVEQGLERLLGAGRMPGYHTEASRISAEAYLAEVTAGSLTDPVITFLLRCGRTPVGVVEGYLEDEESCNYAALMEWRNPFQ
- a CDS encoding GNAT family N-acetyltransferase, producing MEYIRITDISDPLFRQVHNLLSEVFPPEEVLEFSLWQEPLADPGIRVFAAVHQGEVVGTTEYRYYPDWNVAMTDFTIIGREGLGIGRFLARNRLNDLKSLAADNGGKELFGMFAEIYDPYRVADFTFGGVKPMDPFVRREVLSHLGYERLDFPYVHPSWQGDGEAVTGLDLCFMPGQEGLETVEASLVADFLTRYYSVLGDKPEAWHSMVDQLRQRDTLRLLPL
- a CDS encoding DUF1934 domain-containing protein, which codes for MSEIQSDKYGASVTLESLQDGQRNVMKAAGEVMARGPQLYIRYEEAEQGPRGETVSVRTTIKISGSELKLIRHGSIESEQSFVLGRRLPGFYRSPYTQFNLSTDTRKLDITREGRSLNVSWEYDLYVYGELSGQFAISLYIQEEPQS
- the argS gene encoding arginine--tRNA ligase — translated: MTQSQNPLQLANERVKEAIAGAILSAGLVTKEELPAIVLEVPKDKAHGDLATNAAMQLTKIAKRNPRQIAEAIIEHLDPAAAMIEKAEIAGPGFINFTLSKSYLYPVIALVAEQGDNYGRIEAGKGQKVEVEFVSANPTGSLHLGHARGAAVGDALCNVLDFAGYQVTREYYINDAGNQVNNLCKSIETRYLQELGQPAEMPEDGYHGEDIKGFAKELVAEKGDALLEMTPGDRAAFFRTYGLTKELDKIKRDLGRFRVNFDIWFSETSLYENGQVLRSLDELRDRGEVYELDGATWLQTTKYGDDKDRVLIKNDGTYTYLTPDIAYHSDKYSRGYDKMINIWGADHHGYIPRMKAAMSALGNDSEKLVVLIAQMVSLFQNGEKVKMSKRTGKAVTMEDLMEEVGLDAIRYFFTMRSMDSHLDFDMDLAISTSNENPVFYVQYAHARICSIFRQAEEQGITLPDVAEIDFTKLTAVHEYDLLRKIGELPAEITVAAESYAPHRLIRYVYDLAALFHSYYKAERVITEDAAQTVARLALLGAARTTIANVLRLVGVTAPDRM
- the ltrA gene encoding group II intron reverse transcriptase/maturase: MRSHEVQRQQNISQESLRQREAVKPPGYAGAPSSSSAQIAPSSREAESNLLERMLEGDNLRLAYKRVVQNGGAPGVDNVTVANLQAYLKTHWESVKAELLAGAYRPASVKRVEIPKPGGGVRLLGIPTVMDRFLQQALLQVMNPIFDAEFSWYSYGFRPGKSAHDAVKQAQRYIQSGLRWVIDLDLEKFFDRINHDMLMARVARKVIDKRVLILIRAYLNAGVMVNGKLERSREGTPQGGPLSPLLANILLDDLDKELAGRGLRFVRYADDCNIFVASKRAGERVMESVSRFVEGKLKLKVNRDKSAVARPWHRKFLGFSFLSQKQATIRLAPKTISRFKERIRELTNRTWSISMEERIRQVNRYVMGWLGYFHLASAKKHLQTLDQWIRRRLRMCLWKQWKRVRTRIRELRALGVPEWACFTMANSRRGAWEMSRNTNNALPTSYWEGKGLKSLLSRYLELC